The Aminithiophilus ramosus genome contains a region encoding:
- a CDS encoding EscU/YscU/HrcU family type III secretion system export apparatus switch protein, with translation MTKERKKAAALRYEPGPGAAPRLVASGEGYLAEKIIEIARSAEVPLVEDAALVSALLVLELGEEIPVELYEAVARVLAFVYGIDRRGVRGGGKGRRL, from the coding sequence ATGACGAAAGAGAGAAAAAAAGCGGCGGCTCTCCGCTACGAGCCCGGCCCGGGCGCGGCTCCCCGCCTTGTCGCCTCCGGGGAGGGCTATCTTGCCGAGAAGATCATCGAGATCGCCCGCAGCGCCGAGGTCCCTCTCGTCGAGGACGCCGCCCTGGTGAGCGCTCTTCTCGTCCTCGAGCTGGGCGAGGAGATCCCCGTCGAGCTTTACGAGGCCGTGGCCCGAGTCCTGGCCTTCGTCTACGGCATCGATCGTCGCGGCGTCAGGGGCGGCGGGAAGGGGCGGCGCCTTTGA
- a CDS encoding YlqF/YawG family GTPase encodes MGRTVWFPGHMARGSRKLLELVDGLDLLVEVRDARAPILTASPFIEALRSSKPVWQVLTRRDLADEAETSRWISFFREKGSEAWTYDLRKDRLDGLVKALSARRPAHRELRLAVMGIPNVGKSLLLNGLVGRRSAVVGAIPGVTRGVSWFKGRDFLVVDSPGIADPHSGASVHRWLAWIGCSRPEVIGGTEVLALGLIGLLRRRGLWRLVETSWGVGDGGESDEALLEAIGRRLGCLVRGGVVDLSQAGKRLLDAFSTGRLGRFTLETPGEAPPWRDV; translated from the coding sequence GTGGGACGGACCGTCTGGTTTCCGGGCCACATGGCACGAGGCTCCCGCAAACTGCTGGAACTCGTCGACGGCCTGGACCTCCTTGTCGAGGTCCGCGATGCCCGGGCCCCGATTCTGACGGCCTCGCCCTTCATCGAAGCCCTTCGCTCCTCCAAGCCCGTGTGGCAGGTCCTGACGCGCCGCGACCTGGCCGATGAGGCCGAAACCTCCCGCTGGATATCCTTCTTCCGCGAAAAGGGCAGCGAGGCCTGGACCTACGACCTTCGAAAGGACCGTCTCGACGGACTCGTCAAGGCCCTGAGCGCCCGCCGTCCGGCTCACCGGGAGCTGCGCCTGGCCGTCATGGGCATCCCCAACGTGGGCAAATCGCTTCTCCTCAACGGCCTCGTGGGGCGCAGGTCGGCCGTCGTCGGCGCCATTCCCGGCGTCACCCGGGGCGTCTCCTGGTTCAAGGGGAGAGATTTTCTCGTCGTCGACTCTCCGGGCATCGCCGACCCCCATTCGGGGGCTTCCGTCCACCGCTGGCTCGCCTGGATCGGCTGCAGCCGTCCCGAGGTCATCGGAGGGACGGAGGTGCTGGCTTTGGGTCTCATCGGCCTTCTGCGCCGCCGCGGGCTCTGGCGTCTCGTCGAGACGAGCTGGGGCGTCGGCGACGGAGGCGAGAGCGACGAGGCCCTCCTGGAGGCCATCGGCCGTCGGCTGGGCTGTCTCGTCCGAGGCGGCGTCGTCGACCTCTCTCAGGCGGGCAAACGCCTCCTCGACGCCTTCTCCACCGGTCGGCTGGGACGCTTCACGCTCGAGACGCCCGGTGAGGCTCCCCCATGGCGGGACGTCTGA
- a CDS encoding ABC transporter ATP-binding protein produces MLVISHELPIVSAMTSRVMVLYSGAIVEEGGTEELLKAPLHPYTRGLISSSPAINPYRDMWGIPGEITVAGERQCPFFDRCNQRIDRCAEELPVLETVREGRRVACLRKGIVTLLEGIGISKTYSVGKQRMTACSDCSIEVKAGEVCALIGESGSGKTTLAEVLSGISRPCSGRVAFEGRAVRGNSETSRFGAIQIVFQDPLSATNEHLTIEETVREPLDIAKEGTGAERVRTVAEALKKVQLPFDDAFLKRRCFMLSGGQRQRVAVARALVMGPKLLIADEISAMLDPSTAANLMRLLKGLQNSQGFAMLFITHDLALAQKIADRVYVMHRGEIVAQGSTEDVLGAPGLCSLPADDVPISTRRSGRVEEGDRPGRINDSRGVESHSSLFPA; encoded by the coding sequence ATGCTCGTGATCTCGCACGAACTGCCGATCGTCTCCGCCATGACCTCCCGCGTGATGGTCCTGTACTCCGGCGCTATCGTCGAGGAAGGCGGAACGGAGGAGCTGTTGAAAGCCCCTCTGCATCCGTACACGAGAGGCTTGATCTCCTCGTCTCCCGCTATCAACCCCTACCGCGACATGTGGGGAATCCCCGGGGAGATAACCGTCGCCGGAGAGAGACAGTGCCCCTTTTTCGATCGTTGCAACCAGCGTATCGACCGCTGCGCCGAGGAGCTTCCCGTCCTTGAGACAGTCCGGGAGGGACGGCGCGTCGCCTGTCTTCGCAAGGGAATCGTCACGCTTCTTGAGGGGATCGGCATCTCCAAGACCTACAGCGTCGGGAAACAGCGGATGACGGCCTGCTCCGACTGCTCGATCGAAGTCAAGGCGGGGGAAGTGTGCGCGCTGATAGGGGAGTCCGGCTCCGGAAAGACGACCCTTGCGGAGGTACTCTCCGGCATTTCGCGTCCCTGCTCCGGCAGGGTCGCCTTCGAAGGACGGGCGGTCCGCGGCAACAGCGAGACCTCCAGGTTCGGCGCCATCCAGATCGTCTTTCAGGATCCCCTTTCCGCCACCAACGAACACCTGACGATAGAAGAGACCGTGCGAGAGCCTCTCGACATCGCAAAGGAGGGAACGGGGGCGGAGCGAGTCCGGACCGTGGCGGAAGCCCTGAAGAAGGTGCAGCTTCCCTTTGACGACGCCTTCCTGAAGCGGCGCTGTTTCATGCTCAGCGGCGGCCAGCGTCAGCGGGTCGCCGTCGCCCGGGCACTCGTGATGGGCCCGAAACTTCTGATCGCCGACGAGATCAGCGCCATGCTCGATCCGTCCACTGCGGCCAATCTGATGAGACTGCTGAAAGGGCTACAGAATTCGCAGGGATTTGCCATGCTCTTCATCACGCACGATCTCGCGCTCGCGCAGAAGATCGCCGACAGGGTCTACGTGATGCACCGCGGTGAGATCGTCGCACAGGGCTCGACGGAGGATGTCCTTGGCGCGCCGGGCCTATGTTCGCTTCCGGCGGATGACGTCCCCATCTCCACACGCCGAAGCGGGAGGGTCGAAGAAGGCGACCGGCCTGGGCGAATCAACGATTCTCGTGGAGTCGAATCGCATTCGTCTCTCTTTCCAGCATGA
- a CDS encoding IS3 family transposase (programmed frameshift) produces MVKKARVYTEEFKRETLELLENSGKSVHALSRELGIPQRTLYDWVEASREKETKPRPGSAEGAEILRLRRELALVTQERDILKKAGRHLLKGTSIRQRFQIIRDDVGAFDVRKMCEIFQVSRSGYYSWTKGEESARSRENRRLTELIRKLHEEHRKVYGSPRIHALLRRLGERCGLNRVARLMREAGIRARQARKFKATTNSRHNLPVALNLLRRDFQAPKPDTVWVSDITYIATDEGWLYLATTLDLWGRKIIGWSMSERMTKTLACDALEMALARRKPEPGLIHHSDRGSQYASKEFQHLLDRHQIRCSMSRKGDCWDNAVMESFYHSLKTELVYLRHFRTRAEAKHALFEFIEVFYNRQRLHSSLGYQPPEEFETLRVAS; encoded by the exons ATGGTCAAAAAAGCGCGCGTCTACACCGAGGAGTTCAAGAGGGAAACGTTGGAACTGCTGGAAAACAGCGGCAAGTCCGTTCATGCCCTTTCCCGAGAACTTGGGATACCGCAGCGGACTCTCTACGATTGGGTCGAAGCGTCACGGGAGAAGGAGACAAAGCCTCGTCCCGGCAGCGCCGAAGGGGCCGAGATTCTACGACTCCGCAGAGAGCTGGCGCTGGTGACTCAGGAGCGTGACATCCTAAAAAAAGCTG GTCGCCATCTTCTCAAAGGAACCTCGATCCGGCAGCGGTTCCAGATAATCCGGGATGACGTCGGTGCCTTTGACGTTCGGAAGATGTGCGAAATTTTTCAGGTGTCCCGGAGCGGCTATTACAGCTGGACCAAGGGCGAGGAAAGCGCGCGTTCCCGCGAGAACCGCCGCCTTACGGAGCTGATCAGGAAACTCCACGAGGAGCACCGAAAGGTCTATGGCAGCCCTCGAATCCACGCCCTTTTGCGTCGCCTCGGAGAACGGTGTGGACTCAATCGTGTCGCCAGGCTCATGAGAGAAGCGGGAATCAGAGCCCGACAGGCGCGAAAGTTCAAGGCCACGACAAACTCACGTCATAATTTGCCTGTCGCCTTGAATCTGCTGAGAAGGGACTTCCAAGCGCCGAAACCTGATACCGTCTGGGTTTCCGACATCACCTACATTGCAACCGACGAGGGCTGGCTTTACCTGGCAACCACCCTCGATCTCTGGGGCAGGAAGATCATTGGTTGGTCCATGAGCGAACGAATGACAAAGACCCTGGCCTGTGACGCCCTTGAAATGGCTCTCGCCCGTCGCAAGCCCGAACCAGGGCTGATTCATCACTCCGACCGTGGGAGCCAGTACGCGAGCAAAGAGTTTCAGCACCTTCTGGACCGTCATCAAATACGGTGTTCCATGAGCCGAAAGGGAGATTGCTGGGATAACGCCGTCATGGAGAGCTTCTACCACTCTCTGAAGACGGAGCTGGTCTATCTCCGTCATTTTCGAACCCGAGCCGAGGCCAAGCACGCCCTCTTTGAGTTCATCGAAGTCTTTTACAACCGGCAACGGCTTCATTCGTCTTTGGGTTATCAACCCCCCGAGGAATTCGAGACCTTGCGGGTTGCGTCGTAG
- a CDS encoding 2-oxoacid:acceptor oxidoreductase family protein, translated as MQYVIVGLGGQGILFSSKALGQVALTRGQKVMGSEVHGMAQRGGSVISHFKIGDYHSPLVRAGEADLLLAFEQGEAFRNLHYLRRGGTLVVNVHQKEALENGKLKSYIEARQIRVFPIEGYEILKKEMGGRFLFLNVLILGALSAAGEGGVSYDEVRQAVSDLSPERFVADNLKVLALGHEAFPG; from the coding sequence ATGCAGTACGTCATCGTCGGACTGGGCGGTCAGGGAATCCTCTTTTCCAGCAAGGCCCTGGGTCAGGTGGCTCTCACCCGAGGCCAGAAGGTCATGGGCAGCGAGGTTCACGGCATGGCCCAGAGGGGCGGGTCCGTCATCAGCCACTTCAAGATCGGCGATTACCACAGCCCTCTCGTCAGGGCCGGAGAGGCCGATCTCCTGCTGGCCTTCGAACAGGGAGAGGCCTTCCGCAACCTTCACTACCTTCGCCGGGGCGGAACGCTCGTCGTCAACGTCCACCAGAAGGAGGCCCTCGAGAACGGGAAGCTTAAAAGTTATATCGAGGCCCGTCAGATAAGGGTCTTTCCCATCGAGGGGTACGAGATCCTGAAAAAGGAGATGGGCGGCCGTTTCCTTTTCCTCAACGTCCTCATTCTCGGCGCTCTGAGCGCGGCAGGAGAGGGCGGCGTCTCCTACGACGAGGTCCGCCAGGCCGTTTCCGACCTCTCTCCGGAGCGCTTCGTGGCCGATAATCTCAAAGTCCTCGCCCTGGGCCATGAGGCCTTCCCGGGCTGA
- a CDS encoding ribonuclease HII, with translation MAGRLIVGTDEAGRGPLAGPVVAAAVVLTRPQREILLDLGLRDSKKLSEARRESLFLSMSRLGVLWRAQAASPARIERMNILQASLWAMKRSVLALAVEADRVIVDGNRLIPGLPFDQRALPGADDIVPAVAAASVVAKVLRDRAMTALDRLYPQWGFARHKGYGTASHREALRRLGLCPIHRPSFCRKILP, from the coding sequence ATGGCGGGACGTCTGATCGTCGGCACCGATGAGGCGGGGAGGGGGCCTCTGGCCGGCCCCGTCGTCGCCGCCGCCGTCGTCCTCACCCGCCCGCAGCGGGAGATCCTCCTCGACCTGGGCCTGCGGGATTCGAAAAAGCTCTCCGAGGCCCGGCGCGAATCGCTCTTCCTCTCCATGAGCCGTCTCGGCGTGCTCTGGCGGGCCCAGGCCGCCTCGCCGGCGCGGATCGAGAGGATGAATATCCTTCAGGCCAGCCTCTGGGCCATGAAACGTTCCGTCCTGGCCCTGGCCGTCGAGGCCGACCGGGTCATCGTCGACGGGAATCGCCTCATTCCCGGCCTTCCCTTCGACCAGAGGGCTCTTCCCGGCGCCGACGACATCGTCCCCGCCGTGGCGGCCGCTTCCGTCGTCGCCAAGGTCCTTCGCGACAGGGCCATGACGGCTCTCGACCGCCTTTATCCCCAGTGGGGTTTCGCCCGCCACAAGGGATACGGAACGGCCTCCCACCGGGAGGCCCTCCGCCGTCTGGGCCTCTGTCCGATCCATCGGCCGAGCTTCTGCAGAAAGATCCTCCCGTGA
- a CDS encoding MOSC domain-containing protein translates to MEGKRGTIAAVCTSEAKGTAKTDVGEAFLVVEKGLEGDAHAGFAHRQVSLLSLEDIEVAAEKLPELRPGSFAENLTVRGIDLSGVAIGDRLRAGEALLEISQIGKTCHTKCEIYHRTGDCIMPRKGLFCRVLEGGWVRRGDAVELLAR, encoded by the coding sequence GTGGAGGGAAAGAGAGGAACCATCGCGGCCGTGTGCACCTCCGAGGCCAAGGGAACGGCCAAGACCGACGTGGGGGAGGCTTTCCTCGTCGTCGAGAAGGGCCTCGAGGGAGACGCCCACGCCGGTTTCGCCCATCGCCAAGTGAGCCTGCTCTCGCTGGAGGATATCGAAGTGGCCGCCGAGAAACTGCCGGAACTGCGGCCCGGCAGTTTCGCCGAGAATCTGACCGTCCGGGGGATCGACCTTTCCGGCGTGGCCATCGGCGACCGCCTGCGGGCCGGGGAGGCCCTTCTGGAGATCTCCCAGATCGGCAAGACCTGTCACACCAAGTGCGAGATCTACCACAGGACGGGCGACTGCATCATGCCCCGCAAGGGGCTTTTCTGCCGTGTCCTCGAAGGCGGGTGGGTGCGTCGGGGAGATGCCGTCGAGCTTCTGGCGCGCTGA
- a CDS encoding ABC transporter permease, with amino-acid sequence MRMGRLRPVRRFAPDGEPKRRRLSRLFGVLEALSVHGRAGLAVVLIILATGAASVLFLGDAHSVPSGASLEAPSLRHPLGTDDLGIDIWAQLCRGALISVLVGLGSAGLAGVGGSVLGVLAGYSGGAVDRLITGLCDVMTAIPQLPLMIVLGAFLGPSTRNIILVVGLLSWVGPARIARAKTLSMCREKFI; translated from the coding sequence ATGCGTATGGGCAGGCTCCGCCCGGTCAGGCGCTTCGCTCCGGACGGGGAGCCGAAGAGACGGCGTCTCTCCCGCCTCTTCGGGGTTCTCGAAGCGCTCTCCGTCCACGGCAGGGCCGGCCTGGCTGTCGTCTTGATCATCCTGGCGACGGGAGCGGCCTCCGTTCTCTTCCTCGGTGACGCGCACAGCGTCCCCTCGGGAGCGTCGCTGGAAGCCCCCAGCCTGCGCCATCCTCTCGGCACGGACGACCTTGGCATCGACATCTGGGCGCAGCTCTGCAGAGGTGCGCTGATCAGCGTTCTGGTCGGACTCGGTTCGGCAGGACTGGCGGGCGTCGGTGGGAGCGTGCTGGGGGTTCTGGCCGGTTATTCGGGAGGGGCTGTCGACAGACTCATCACAGGCCTGTGCGACGTGATGACGGCCATACCCCAACTCCCCCTGATGATCGTGCTCGGAGCCTTTCTCGGTCCAAGCACACGGAACATCATCCTCGTCGTCGGGCTTCTCTCGTGGGTTGGCCCGGCGCGGATCGCACGTGCGAAAACACTCTCGATGTGCCGCGAGAAGTTCATCTGA
- a CDS encoding acyl-CoA thioesterase: MARLFTSHQRVRYAETDQMGVVYHANYLVWFEAARGDFCRELNIPVPAMEASGLMLPVVEVRCRYKRPARYDERIRVETTLAELKSHSVTFRYRVLRDEEGVLLVEGSTRHGFCDLEGHLVRCPDGYRLLFESCL; the protein is encoded by the coding sequence ATGGCCCGTCTGTTCACGTCCCATCAGAGGGTCCGTTATGCCGAGACGGATCAGATGGGCGTCGTCTACCACGCCAACTATCTCGTCTGGTTCGAGGCGGCTCGGGGCGATTTCTGTCGCGAGCTGAACATTCCCGTGCCCGCCATGGAGGCCTCGGGGCTCATGCTCCCCGTCGTCGAGGTCCGCTGCCGCTACAAGCGTCCGGCCCGTTACGACGAACGGATCCGCGTCGAGACGACTCTGGCCGAGCTGAAAAGTCACAGTGTCACCTTCCGTTACCGCGTTCTGCGCGATGAAGAGGGCGTTCTTCTCGTCGAGGGCAGCACCCGCCATGGCTTCTGCGATCTCGAGGGGCACCTGGTCCGCTGTCCCGACGGGTATCGCCTTCTTTTCGAGTCCTGTCTTTAA
- a CDS encoding ABC transporter permease subunit yields the protein MGGRSIVAAASYGASFFHIARTHLLPALLPLVAASCLRIVGHAVSAEAGLTFLGLGDPTSKSWGMLLNRSMSFSGIYFTDFWKWWVLPPLVALATLVVAVAFIARDLEKLVNRKL from the coding sequence ATCGGGGGAAGATCAATCGTCGCGGCGGCGAGTTACGGCGCATCGTTTTTCCATATCGCGAGGACGCATCTGCTGCCTGCGCTGCTGCCCCTGGTGGCGGCGAGCTGCCTGCGGATCGTCGGTCATGCCGTCTCCGCCGAGGCGGGGCTGACCTTTCTCGGCCTTGGAGACCCGACCTCGAAGAGCTGGGGAATGCTCCTGAACCGATCGATGAGTTTCAGCGGCATCTATTTCACCGATTTTTGGAAGTGGTGGGTTCTTCCTCCGTTGGTGGCCCTGGCGACGCTGGTGGTGGCGGTGGCGTTTATCGCGAGGGATCTTGAGAAACTCGTGAACCGAAAGCTGTAG
- a CDS encoding CoA-binding protein, with translation MALSFDEIRDRYVCSPSTVAVVGASAKKERPVCGVMDYLQRAGFRLFPVNPAYAGLEILGETCRARLDELEEDVDIVAFFLDARHQAESLASLVSGEARPVAWFQPGAENGEGERTLRQSGFEVVSGLCLMQIHRAACR, from the coding sequence ATGGCTCTGTCTTTCGATGAGATCCGCGACCGATATGTCTGTTCGCCGTCGACGGTGGCCGTCGTCGGCGCTTCGGCGAAGAAGGAGAGGCCTGTCTGCGGGGTGATGGACTATCTCCAGCGGGCCGGTTTCCGTCTCTTTCCCGTCAATCCGGCCTACGCGGGCCTGGAGATTCTCGGCGAGACCTGTCGGGCCCGCCTCGACGAGCTGGAGGAAGACGTCGACATCGTCGCCTTCTTTCTCGACGCGCGTCATCAGGCCGAATCCCTGGCCTCTCTCGTCTCCGGCGAGGCCAGGCCCGTCGCCTGGTTTCAGCCCGGCGCCGAAAACGGCGAGGGAGAGAGAACGCTTCGTCAGAGCGGTTTCGAGGTCGTCAGCGGCCTCTGTCTGATGCAGATTCACCGTGCCGCCTGCCGCTGA
- the lepB gene encoding signal peptidase I: MAVKPWWRETLETILWALALALILRTFVVQAFWIPSGSMIPTLEVGDRVLVAKFWYRFSDPARGQIAVFKYPMDPRRDFVKRIIALPGDVVELKEGTVFVNGSPQTEPYVKNRDFFEMPPVKIPEGSYFCMGDNRPNSQDSRFWGFVPQNYLKGPVFVRYWPLDRLGRVE, encoded by the coding sequence ATGGCTGTCAAACCGTGGTGGCGCGAGACCCTGGAGACCATTCTCTGGGCTCTGGCGCTCGCCCTGATCCTGCGCACCTTCGTCGTCCAGGCCTTCTGGATCCCCAGCGGATCGATGATTCCTACCCTGGAGGTGGGCGACCGCGTCCTCGTCGCCAAGTTCTGGTACCGCTTCAGCGATCCCGCCCGGGGCCAGATCGCCGTCTTCAAGTACCCCATGGACCCCCGCCGCGATTTCGTCAAGCGCATCATCGCCCTTCCCGGCGACGTCGTCGAACTCAAGGAGGGGACGGTCTTCGTCAACGGATCGCCTCAGACGGAGCCCTACGTCAAGAACCGCGACTTTTTCGAGATGCCTCCCGTCAAGATTCCCGAGGGGAGCTACTTCTGTATGGGCGACAACCGCCCCAACTCTCAGGACAGCCGCTTCTGGGGTTTCGTCCCCCAAAATTACCTCAAGGGTCCCGTCTTCGTCCGCTACTGGCCCCTGGACCGATTGGGAAGGGTGGAGTGA
- a CDS encoding YraN family protein → MNPLEKGRYGEQIAVGHLLSLGWSIRGRNVRVGGGELDIVAFDGREIVVVEVRLRSVGRLLPARESVGPRKLKILVRAGRSYVARLGWQGPWRIDLLAVTLDGRGGEPRVELLADIAAGWPS, encoded by the coding sequence TTGAATCCGCTCGAGAAGGGGCGTTACGGCGAGCAGATCGCCGTCGGCCATCTGCTCTCTCTGGGCTGGTCGATCAGGGGGCGCAACGTCCGCGTCGGAGGCGGCGAGCTCGATATCGTGGCCTTCGACGGCAGAGAAATCGTCGTCGTCGAGGTGAGGCTGAGAAGCGTCGGCCGTCTTCTGCCCGCTCGGGAGTCGGTGGGGCCCAGGAAGCTCAAGATCCTCGTCCGGGCCGGGCGGAGCTACGTCGCCCGTCTGGGGTGGCAGGGCCCCTGGCGCATCGATCTTCTCGCCGTGACGCTCGACGGCCGGGGGGGCGAGCCCCGGGTGGAGCTCCTTGCCGACATCGCCGCCGGGTGGCCTTCGTGA
- the iorA gene encoding indolepyruvate ferredoxin oxidoreductase subunit alpha: MSKRQILLGNEAIARGIVEAGCAVATAYPGTPSSEILPAVAVYADELGTKTAVEWGINEKVAFEVAAAASFAGQRACAVMKQVGLNVAADGVMSVAQFRMAGGFLLVVADDPGPHSSQTEQDSRFFAMFAKLPCFDPSSADEAKRMVFDAFDLSERHGIIAVLRPSVRVDHCRQDVEMGDVLAVPNRAAFKKDPKRWVCLPANVRVSHPQLNAKIDAIQEEFEGGFEAYNYEVPAAEKAKLAVVAGGVSFSIVMDILKAAGRSDVAVLKIGTPFPLPLKKVQDFIDRHENVLFLEETYPVMEMQLPDRTKVKGRWNGFVPRAGELLPEVIEEILFRALGEEPPCSDATVLKEALAELKVTPRPPALCPGCPHRASYFSIHKALPGAIYPSDIGCYTLGVNQKMVDSVVCMGASVSQGSGFFLAHHVDGKEQPVVATIGDSTFFHMGIPGLINAVYNRHAFVLALLDNSLTAMTGGQSHPGIGDKLRKEEKGVAVDMIPLIKGCGVEHVTVVPAYDVARGTEAVREAWQFARENRTPAVVVFRHPCMLLKPRQETIAVTVDAAKCIGCRYCITNFNCPGLVFDDETKKARIDERFCVSCGVCRFVCPHGAIIAVGGEEA, encoded by the coding sequence TTGAGTAAGCGCCAGATTCTCCTGGGCAACGAGGCCATCGCCCGGGGGATCGTCGAAGCGGGCTGTGCCGTGGCGACGGCCTATCCGGGGACGCCGTCGTCGGAGATTCTGCCCGCCGTCGCCGTCTATGCCGACGAGTTGGGGACGAAGACGGCCGTCGAGTGGGGGATCAACGAGAAGGTGGCCTTCGAGGTGGCCGCCGCCGCCTCCTTCGCCGGTCAGAGGGCCTGTGCCGTCATGAAGCAGGTGGGACTCAACGTCGCCGCCGACGGCGTCATGAGCGTCGCCCAGTTCAGGATGGCCGGAGGCTTCCTCCTCGTCGTCGCCGACGATCCGGGGCCTCACAGCTCCCAGACCGAGCAGGACAGCCGCTTTTTCGCCATGTTCGCCAAACTTCCCTGTTTCGATCCCTCCTCGGCCGACGAGGCCAAAAGGATGGTCTTCGACGCCTTCGATCTCTCCGAGCGCCACGGCATCATCGCCGTTCTCCGCCCCTCGGTCCGCGTCGACCACTGCCGTCAGGACGTGGAGATGGGCGATGTGCTGGCCGTGCCGAACCGGGCCGCCTTCAAGAAGGACCCCAAGCGCTGGGTCTGCCTGCCTGCCAACGTCCGCGTCTCCCACCCTCAGCTCAACGCCAAGATCGACGCCATCCAGGAGGAGTTCGAAGGGGGCTTCGAGGCCTACAACTACGAGGTTCCTGCGGCCGAGAAGGCCAAGCTGGCCGTCGTCGCCGGAGGCGTCTCCTTCTCCATCGTCATGGATATCCTCAAGGCGGCGGGACGCAGCGATGTGGCCGTCCTCAAGATCGGCACCCCCTTCCCTCTGCCCCTGAAGAAGGTCCAGGATTTCATCGACCGTCACGAGAACGTCCTCTTTCTCGAGGAGACCTACCCCGTCATGGAGATGCAGCTCCCGGACAGGACGAAGGTCAAGGGACGCTGGAACGGCTTCGTCCCCCGCGCCGGAGAGCTTCTTCCCGAGGTGATCGAGGAGATCCTCTTCAGGGCCCTCGGCGAAGAGCCTCCCTGCAGCGATGCGACGGTCCTCAAGGAGGCCCTGGCCGAGCTGAAGGTGACGCCCCGTCCTCCCGCACTCTGTCCCGGATGTCCCCACAGGGCGAGTTATTTCTCGATCCACAAGGCCCTGCCCGGCGCCATCTACCCTTCCGACATCGGCTGTTACACGCTGGGCGTGAACCAGAAGATGGTCGATTCCGTCGTCTGTATGGGCGCCTCCGTCTCGCAGGGATCGGGCTTTTTCCTGGCCCATCACGTCGACGGGAAGGAACAGCCCGTCGTGGCCACCATCGGCGATTCGACCTTCTTCCACATGGGCATTCCGGGCCTCATCAACGCCGTCTACAACCGTCACGCCTTCGTCCTGGCCCTTCTGGACAACAGCCTGACGGCCATGACGGGCGGCCAGTCCCATCCGGGCATCGGCGACAAGCTCCGCAAAGAGGAAAAGGGCGTCGCCGTCGATATGATCCCCCTCATCAAAGGCTGCGGCGTGGAGCATGTCACCGTCGTTCCCGCCTATGACGTCGCCCGGGGGACGGAGGCCGTCCGCGAGGCCTGGCAGTTCGCCAGGGAGAACCGGACTCCGGCCGTCGTCGTCTTCCGCCATCCCTGCATGCTCCTCAAGCCCAGGCAGGAGACTATCGCCGTCACCGTCGACGCCGCCAAGTGCATCGGCTGCCGCTACTGCATCACCAACTTCAACTGCCCCGGTCTCGTCTTCGACGACGAGACGAAGAAGGCCCGCATCGACGAGCGTTTCTGCGTCTCCTGCGGCGTCTGCCGTTTCGTCTGCCCTCACGGGGCCATCATCGCCGTCGGCGGAGAGGAGGCATAA